The following proteins come from a genomic window of Brassica oleracea var. oleracea cultivar TO1000 unplaced genomic scaffold, BOL UnpScaffold00737, whole genome shotgun sequence:
- the LOC106319977 gene encoding protein NRT1/ PTR FAMILY 8.3-like, which yields MNSSRMYLDKAAVISAQEANYGEPLSPWSLCTVTQVEELKILIRMLPIWASGIVFSSLHAQVSTMFVQQGRAMNCNIGSFKIPPATLWVFDCITVLVWVPLYDRFNVPLAKLITRSDNGFTVLQRMGIGLVVSVLCIASAAIVEKVPQIFILGGAEVFYCVGQLKFFYGQSPESMRSLCCALGLLANAFGSYLSSLILTVVTYFTTKDGGDGWIADDLNGHLDYFFWMTNGSDLALCFSSIGTRVHSRRKVRNEACESMDSSDFSLDLTAEIEELRDAFAGMAPPPLGGDGFSPVGPLSVIGVEEVANWRRKFRLPDDVTIRIPGPFDKVSDFELGEILVYELIYAGSQEEDIWDFC from the exons AGCACAAGAAGCTAACTATGGAGAGCCTTTAAGTCCTTGGAGTCTATGCACAGTTACGCAGGTCGAAGAACTCAAGATTCTGATACGAATGCTCCCAATATGGGCGTCGGGTATCGTCTTCTCATCTCTTCATGCTCAAGTATCCACAATGTTTGTCCAACAAGGAAGAGCCATGAACTGCAACATCGGCTCTTTCAAGATCCCCCCAGCGACCCTCTGGGTCTTCGACTGCATCACCGTCCTCGTTTGGGTTCCGCTCTACGACCGTTTCAACGTCCCTCTCGCAAAACTTATCACAAGAAGCGACAATGGGTTTACCGTGCTTCAACGGATGGGAATAGGTCTTGTCGTTTCGGTCTTGTGTATTGCGTCAGCAGCTATCGTTGAGAAG GTTCCGCAGATTTTCATACTCGGTGGAGCTGAGGTTTTCTATTGTGTTGGACAGCTAAAGTTTTTCTATGGTCAGTCACCAGAGTCGATGAGGAGCCTGTGTTGTGCACTGGGTCTGTTGGCTAATGCGTTTGGGAGTTACCTGAGCTCGTTGATCCTCACGGTGGTGACGTATTTCACGACCAAGGACGGTGGAGATGGGTGGATTGCTGATGATCTCAATGGACATCTTGATTACTTTTTCTG GATGACAAACGGATCCGATCTCGCCCTCTGCTTTTCTTCAATAGGTACTAGGGTTCATTCAAGACGTAAGGTTCGAAATGAGGCCTGTGAGTCCATGGATTCCTCAGACTTTTCTCTGGATCTGACCGCCGAAATAGAGGAACTCAGGGACGCTTTTGCTGGAATGGCTCCGCCGCCTCTGGGAGGAGACGGATTTTCGCCGGTGGGTCCTCTGTCGGTAATAGGAGTAGAAGAGGTTGCGAACTGGAGAAGGAAGTTTCGTCTTCCCGACGATGTTACCATCCGGATCCCTGGTCCTTTTGATAAGGTTTCGGATTTTGAGCTGGGTGAGATCCTTGTATACGAATTGATATATGCAGGGAGTCAGGAAGAAGATATATGGGATTTTTGTTAA